A single window of Lutzomyia longipalpis isolate SR_M1_2022 chromosome 1, ASM2433408v1 DNA harbors:
- the LOC129786366 gene encoding LOW QUALITY PROTEIN: TWiK family of potassium channels protein 18 (The sequence of the model RefSeq protein was modified relative to this genomic sequence to represent the inferred CDS: substituted 1 base at 1 genomic stop codon) codes for MNNRPPPAFVGSPPSPRSPSLCFPSPKQQKSSEKSGLCGRSSKRRSPMLAAIGALILVLAYTTFGSVLFVTLETYDSGNSEETAVAASKPYPRTELVNSEIRSRTVDRLWSITEDLNILYKENWTRLAAQEVQHFQDTLLRAVQSSKLQQPGLQPVIKAYRWDYASGFLYSLALITTVGYGGVSPRSQWGRIAALIYALFGIPLMLLYLSAMGEGLSSVMRCIFRRFRSPSTSASSSGTNSASSSTSGTGGKGLPSLDTEKRPHTFHNGSTFKSHNHHHSTSYTSPTVPISVCIMILICYISLGAVLFHKIQQWGVLESLYFCFASLSTIGFGDLSPQSHLAQYIASGYILVGMAVVAMCFSLIQSELIAWLRKFGVQDQIPSPINEEVALVTVAMTPKSXQRQHDLLANSYSSLPRRSSNSFQRNTPVRRSTGVMENHVEYFVPRSISEFNLSGVGDLALPPPKRSPVSHIQPTTTLLPPPPASLLVKPREKMVTFEDESKCPHGVPTTPRKGPIMGDVFM; via the exons atgaataatagaCCACCTCCAGCATTTGTTGGCTCACCACCAAGCCCCCGGAGTCCCTCGCTATGCTTCCCATCGCCGAAGCAGCAAAAATCATCGGAAAAGTCAGGGCTCTGTGGTAGATCCTCGAAGAGGAGATCACCAATGTTGGCAGCTATTG GTGCTTTAATTCTCGTATTGGCATACACGACTTTTGGTTCAGTTTTATTTGTAACATTGGAAACATATGATTCTGGAAATTCAGAGGAAACAGCTGTTGCAGCATCCAAACCATATCCAAGAACTGAATTGGTAAATTCAGAAATTCGCTCCAG aaCTGTGGATCGATTGTGGTCGATAACGGAGgacttaaatattttgtataaagaaaattggacAAGACTAGCTGCTCAAGAAGTTCAGCACTTTCAG GATACACTATTGAGAGCAGTACAGTCCTCAAAGTTGCAACAACCTGGACTTCAGCCAGTGATAAAGGCTTATAGGTGGGATTACGCTTCCGGCTTCTT ATACTCCCTGGCCTTAATCACAACAGTTG GATACGGTGGGGTATCACCACGTAGCCAATGGGGCCGGATAGCTGCCTTAATTTACGCCCTCTTTGGCATCCCACTAATGCTACTCTACCTCTCGGCAATGGGTGAGGGTCTATCCAGTGTGATGCGATGTATCTTCCGTCGATTTCGTTCCCCATCCACATCAGCGAGTAGTTCGGGTACGAATAGCGCTAGCAGCAGTACAAGTGGGACCGGTGGTAAAGGACTCCCGTCCCTTGACACTGAAAAACGACCGCACACCTTCCACAATGGTAGTACGTTCAAGAGTCACAATCATCACCATAGCACCTCCTATACATCACCAACAGTGCCAATATCAGTTTGCATCATGATACTTATTTGCTACATAAGCCTGGGTGCTGTTCTCTTCCATAAGATTCAGCAGTGGGGTGTACTGGAGAGCCTCTACTTCTGCTTCGCGTCTCTCAGCACAATTGGCTTTGGGGACCTATCGCCGCAGAGTCACTTGGCACAGTACATAGCTTCTGGCTATATTCTCGTGGGGATGGCCGTTGTGGCCATGTGCTTCAGCCTCATACAGAGTGAGCTTATAGCGTGGCTACGGAAATTTGGCGTACAAGATCAGATACCGTCGCCAATTAATGAGGAGGTTGCCCTCGTAACGGTGGCAATGACACCAAAATCCTGACAGAGGCAACACGATCTCCTTGCCAATAGCTACAGCTCCCTACCGAGACGTTCGAGTAATTCCTTCCAGAGGAATACACCCGTACGCCGATCGACGGGCGTCATGGAGAATCACGTGGAGTACTTTGTGCCACGTAGTATAAGTGAATTTAATCTTTCAGGGGTGGGTGACTTAGCACTACCACCGCCCAAGAGATCACCCGTCTCACACATACAACCAACCACTACACTCCTTCCACCCCCACCGGCGAGTCTCCTTGTGAAGCCACGGGAGAAAATGGTGACGTTCGAAGATGAATCCAAGTGCCCCCACGGTGTGCCCACGACCCCACGAAAGGGTCCCATTATGGGTGATGTGTTCATGTGA